The genome window TCGATACGGAACGGGGAAAAAAACCATCGATTGAAAACGGCGGCGAATCCATCGAAGAAATCCGGCCTTGTTATCCGGTAAAACCAAACTACAATCAGGAGTGATCCATTGAGCGATTTATTCAACGTTAAAGGCAAAACGGTTCTCGTAACCGGATCCACTCGCGGGATCGGAAGACATTTCGCGGAAGGTTTTAAAAATGCGGGAGCGATCGTTTACGGAACCGGTTCTTCGGAAGAATCCATCAAAAAATTCGAAGGCTCCGGAATCAAAGGGTTTGCGGCCGATATTCGTCAACCGGATGTGATGGCTCCGATCATCGAATCGATCGTAAAAGAACACGGCAAACTTGACGTGTTGGTGAATAACGCCGGGATCGCATCCAATAAACCCGCCGCCTTTTTAAAAGAAGACGAGATCGAATCCATCATTCAAACCAACTTTACCGGCGTGTTTCGAGCTTGTGCGGCTTACTACAAGATTCATAAAAAAAAGGGCGGGAATATTATCAATATTGCATCTATTCTAGGAATGAGAGGAACCAAATTCGCTTCGGTATATTCCGGAACGAAAGGCGCAGTGATCAATATGACGCGCGCGCTTGCGGTCGAGTGGATCGGCTCCGGTTATCGTGTGAATGCGATTTGTCCGGGTTTTATCGACACGGATATGACCGAGATGATTAAAGAAAAACCCGATGTAATGGAACAAATGTTGAACGCGATCCCGATGGGAAGGCTCGGAAAACCGGAGGATCTGGTCGGAGCCGCGATTTATTTTGCGAGCGACGCTTCTGCGTATGTTACCGGACAAACAATCGTCGTCGACGGGGGAATCACCGCCGGGCTTTGAAGCAGTCTAATATTCATGATTCTTTCCCTGCACCCGATCAATCCGGAAAAAAGAAAACTCCAACAGATTTCGGACAAACTGTTGGAGGGAAAGGTTTATATCTTCCCGACAGATACGGTTTACGCGCTCGTCGCCGATTCGCAATCCAAGACGGGCGTCGAAAAATTATATGATCTGAAGAATATCCCGAAAAACCAGCCTCTCTCTCTGATTTGTCCGAATATCTCCGTGGCTTCGAATTACATCGAATATTTGCCGAATGACGCTTTTCGTTTGATGAAAAAAATCACCCCCGGTCCGTTTACGTTTATCACGCGGGCAAACAAACATCTTCCCCGTGTTTCCTTTTCCAATCAGAAGGAAAAACAAATCGGAATTCGAATTCCGGATGCGGTCTATTTACAAGAATTGATGAAGATTCATCCGAATCCTTTGACTTCTACGTCCGTTTTCGCAAATGACGAGTTTATCATCGAAGTGGAATCGCTTGAGGACATTTACGGTTCCCGCGTAGAAGCGATCATTGACGGTGGAATTGTGGAAGTCGAATTATCGACGATCTTGGACGTCACCGGAGACCA of Leptospira sanjuanensis contains these proteins:
- a CDS encoding SDR family NAD(P)-dependent oxidoreductase; the protein is MSDLFNVKGKTVLVTGSTRGIGRHFAEGFKNAGAIVYGTGSSEESIKKFEGSGIKGFAADIRQPDVMAPIIESIVKEHGKLDVLVNNAGIASNKPAAFLKEDEIESIIQTNFTGVFRACAAYYKIHKKKGGNIINIASILGMRGTKFASVYSGTKGAVINMTRALAVEWIGSGYRVNAICPGFIDTDMTEMIKEKPDVMEQMLNAIPMGRLGKPEDLVGAAIYFASDASAYVTGQTIVVDGGITAGL
- a CDS encoding L-threonylcarbamoyladenylate synthase; the encoded protein is MILSLHPINPEKRKLQQISDKLLEGKVYIFPTDTVYALVADSQSKTGVEKLYDLKNIPKNQPLSLICPNISVASNYIEYLPNDAFRLMKKITPGPFTFITRANKHLPRVSFSNQKEKQIGIRIPDAVYLQELMKIHPNPLTSTSVFANDEFIIEVESLEDIYGSRVEAIIDGGIVEVELSTILDVTGDQMTILREGKGAELL